From Melospiza melodia melodia isolate bMelMel2 chromosome 19, bMelMel2.pri, whole genome shotgun sequence, one genomic window encodes:
- the LOC134427150 gene encoding corticoliberin-like codes for MADSSSNTVSGSSAHEMPPPEQDGQHRPPPAPRLPPAPSTVRNTAGRHQSSICALARLLVRLGKDQSGCEPPGSQGRKVAGKSRLSLRRSCWKLGRTSVLELPRPRTLPLPCPPRPVPPGRVPPLSPRSAPRTDPGPAPITWLPAPIKRGAGAARPAGGAEPAERPRAVSGPGVAAMRVRMISAASVLVLLFLPSETCSPLQWPRAPSRRLTLAPQLTWEPWMGAPRAPVPGTDALPQRLCLFHGAELAPAPRARRALQTGKRRDGKPNSLDLTFHLLREFLEMSREERLAQKALSNKLLLQSIGK; via the exons GTTCGTCAGCCCATGAGATGCCTCCTCCAGAGCAGGACGGGCAGCACCGACCCCCACCAGCCCCACGGCTGCCACCTGCACCCAGCACAGTGAGAAACACAGCGGGGAGACACCAGAGCTCCATCTGCGCCCTGGCACGGCTGTTGGTGCGGCTGGGCAAGGACCAAAGCGGGTGTGAGCCCCCAGGCAGCCAAGGGAGGAAAGTGGCCGGCAAATCCCGCCTGTCCCtcaggagaagctgctggaagctcggCCGCACctcagtgctggagctgccccggccacgt ACTCTCCCCCTCCCATGTCCCCCCCGGCCCGTCCCTCCCGGCCGTGTCCCCCCGCTCTCCCCCCGTTCAGCACCGCGGACAgatcccggccccgctcccatcACGTGGCTCCCCGCCCCTATAAAGCGCGGGGCCGGAGCGGCGCGTCCTGCGGGAGGCGCGGAGCCGGCGGAGCGCCCGAGAGCG GTTTCTGGCCCCGGAGTGGCTGCGATGCGGGTCAGGATGATCTCGGCTGCCTCCGTCCTCgtcctgctcttcctgccctcggagACCTGCTCCCCGCTGCAGTGGCCCCGGGCTCCGTCCCGCAGGCTGACCCTGGCCCCCCAACTCACCTGGGAGCCCTGGATGGGAGCCCCGAGAGCCCCGgtccccggcaccgatgccctgCCCCAAAGACTGTGCCTGTTCCACGGGGCAGAGCTCGCCCCGGCCCCCCGAGCCCGGCGGGCGCTGCAAACCGGCAAGAGGCGAGACGGAAAACCCAACTCGCTGGATCTCACCTTCCACCTCCTGCGCGAGTTCCTGGAAATGTCCCGGGAGGAGAGACTGGCCCAGAAGGCGCTCAGCAATAAGCTCTTGCTGCAGAGTATAGGGAAATGA